From one [Ruminococcus] lactaris ATCC 29176 genomic stretch:
- a CDS encoding alpha/beta fold hydrolase, with protein sequence MRDEFYFPSKDGNTEIHTIEWKPAGEVKAVVQLCHGMVEYIKRYDEFAEFLCSHGYYVVGNDHLGHGKSVQSKSEYGFFNEKYANACLIGDMHTLRQRTAKKYPDVPYFMLGHSMGSSLLRQYVQMYGNGLAGAIFMGVVADKPYHTLVSGRRLCRFMAAFRGWHYRSRLVDRMAVGAFNKKYRHPQTRADWVTSDPQRLEEYVSDPLCSFMFTVNAYYGMFTGMMAMEKKESIYMIPKSLPILFTAGADDPVGNFGKGVRKVYEIYQAAGIQDVSLRLYAGDRHELLNETDREQVFSDLLEWMEERR encoded by the coding sequence ATGAGAGATGAATTTTATTTTCCGTCGAAGGATGGTAATACTGAGATCCATACAATAGAATGGAAGCCGGCAGGAGAAGTGAAGGCGGTCGTTCAGTTGTGTCACGGGATGGTAGAATACATTAAAAGATATGATGAGTTTGCTGAATTTCTGTGCAGTCACGGATATTATGTAGTCGGGAATGACCATCTGGGTCATGGCAAGTCTGTGCAGAGCAAGTCAGAGTATGGATTTTTCAATGAAAAGTATGCGAATGCATGTCTGATCGGTGATATGCATACTCTGCGTCAGCGGACAGCAAAGAAGTATCCCGATGTTCCGTATTTTATGCTGGGACATAGCATGGGATCAAGTCTGTTGCGGCAGTATGTGCAGATGTATGGAAATGGACTTGCCGGAGCGATCTTTATGGGAGTAGTTGCGGATAAGCCGTATCATACACTTGTATCAGGAAGAAGGCTGTGCCGTTTTATGGCTGCATTCCGCGGCTGGCATTACCGGAGCAGACTGGTAGACCGCATGGCGGTTGGAGCTTTCAATAAAAAATACAGGCATCCTCAGACGAGAGCAGACTGGGTGACCAGTGACCCGCAGCGTCTGGAAGAGTATGTGTCAGATCCCCTTTGCTCCTTTATGTTCACTGTAAATGCGTATTACGGGATGTTTACGGGGATGATGGCGATGGAAAAGAAGGAAAGCATCTATATGATCCCGAAGAGTCTGCCAATCCTTTTTACGGCAGGAGCTGATGATCCTGTAGGTAATTTTGGAAAAGGTGTCAGAAAAGTTTATGAGATCTATCAGGCAGCGGGGATTCAGGATGTAAGCCTAAGACTGTATGCAGGAGACAGGCATGAACTGCTCAATGAGACGGATCGAGAGCAGGTATTTTCTGATCTGCTGGAGTGGATGGAAGAACGAAGATAA
- a CDS encoding citrate/2-methylcitrate synthase, giving the protein MAKDINSIFFDITPEIEELALKCEKNNAIEKELYTKYEVKRGLRDLNGKGVLAGLTNISDVCASKIVDGISVPCEGNLYYRGYNIKDLVKGFLDAKHPGYEETAYLLLFGELPNKEELAHFQEMMADRRMLPPNFVRDVIMKAPSRDMMNSITRSILQLYSYDEKADDTSIPNVLRQCLNLISQFPMLMVYGYHAYNYRMGEDLYIYAPDPKLSTAENILMMLREDRKYTELEAEILDMALVLHMDHGGGNNSTFTTHVVTSSGTDTYSTIAAAMASLKGPKHGGANIKVTQMFEDMKSVLTDWGDDDQIRAYLEALLDKQAFDKKGLIYGMGHAVYSISDPRAEIFKRFVKQLAVEKGHEAEYALYEKVEHMAPEIIGEKRKMYKGVNANVDFYSGLVYSMLDLPPALYTPIFAAARIVGWSAHRLEELKNVDKIIRPAYKPLAPYREYIKLDDR; this is encoded by the coding sequence GTGGCAAAAGATATTAACAGCATATTTTTCGACATCACTCCTGAGATTGAAGAACTTGCACTCAAATGTGAGAAGAACAATGCGATTGAAAAAGAACTTTATACAAAGTATGAAGTAAAAAGAGGACTTCGTGATTTAAATGGTAAGGGTGTACTTGCCGGATTGACGAATATTTCGGATGTATGTGCATCAAAGATCGTGGATGGTATATCCGTTCCATGCGAAGGAAACCTGTATTATAGAGGTTATAATATCAAGGATCTGGTCAAAGGTTTCCTTGATGCAAAGCACCCGGGATATGAAGAGACCGCATATTTACTTCTGTTCGGAGAACTTCCGAATAAAGAAGAGCTGGCTCACTTTCAGGAGATGATGGCTGACCGCCGTATGCTTCCTCCGAATTTTGTGCGTGATGTTATCATGAAAGCACCGAGCCGTGACATGATGAACAGCATCACGAGGAGTATCCTTCAGCTTTATTCTTATGATGAGAAAGCGGATGATACAAGTATTCCGAACGTGCTGCGTCAGTGTCTGAACCTGATCAGCCAGTTCCCGATGCTGATGGTTTACGGTTATCACGCATATAATTACAGGATGGGAGAGGATCTTTATATCTATGCACCGGATCCGAAGCTTTCCACAGCAGAGAATATCCTGATGATGCTCCGTGAGGACAGAAAGTATACAGAGTTAGAGGCAGAGATTCTTGATATGGCGCTGGTACTTCACATGGATCATGGCGGTGGTAATAACTCGACCTTTACGACGCATGTGGTTACCTCTTCAGGTACGGATACTTATTCTACCATCGCTGCGGCAATGGCATCCCTGAAAGGTCCGAAGCATGGCGGAGCGAACATCAAAGTAACGCAGATGTTTGAGGATATGAAGTCTGTACTGACGGACTGGGGCGATGATGATCAGATCCGTGCTTATCTGGAGGCACTGCTGGATAAGCAAGCCTTTGATAAAAAAGGTCTGATCTATGGAATGGGCCATGCGGTTTATTCCATTTCCGATCCCCGTGCCGAGATCTTCAAGCGTTTTGTAAAGCAGCTTGCAGTTGAGAAAGGTCATGAGGCAGAATATGCACTGTATGAAAAAGTAGAGCATATGGCACCGGAGATCATTGGTGAGAAGCGTAAGATGTATAAAGGTGTTAATGCCAATGTGGACTTTTACAGCGGACTGGTTTACAGTATGCTGGATCTTCCGCCGGCATTGTATACGCCGATCTTTGCAGCGGCACGTATCGTAGGATGGAGTGCTCACAGACTGGAAGAGCTTAAGAATGTAGATAAGATCATACGACCGGCGTATAAACCACTTGCACCGTATCGTGAGTATATTAAATTAGATGACAGGTAA
- the rsmA gene encoding 16S rRNA (adenine(1518)-N(6)/adenine(1519)-N(6))-dimethyltransferase RsmA — MKEPTLGNPQNTIEVLQKYNFVFQKKFGQNFLIDTHVLDKIIGSAEITKDDVVLEIGPGIGTMTQYLACAAKKVIAVEIDKALIPILEDTLSEYENVRVINHDVLKVDIAKLAEEENGGKPIKVVANLPYYITTPIIMGLFENHVPIKSITVMVQKEVADRMQVGPGTKDYGALSLAVQYYAKPYIVANVPPNCFMPRPKVGSAVIRLERYENPPVTVKDEKLMFRLIRASFNQRRKTLANGLKNSPELDYTKEEIEAAIEALGRGASIRGEALTLEEFAKLADLLSECRF; from the coding sequence ATGAAAGAGCCAACTCTTGGAAATCCGCAGAATACAATTGAAGTTCTGCAAAAATATAATTTTGTATTTCAGAAAAAATTCGGACAGAATTTTCTGATCGATACGCATGTACTGGATAAGATCATCGGTTCAGCAGAAATCACAAAAGATGATGTTGTGCTGGAGATCGGTCCCGGAATCGGAACGATGACCCAGTACCTTGCCTGTGCGGCAAAAAAGGTGATCGCGGTAGAGATAGATAAGGCACTGATCCCGATTCTGGAGGATACCCTTTCAGAGTATGAAAATGTGCGGGTCATCAATCATGATGTACTGAAAGTCGATATCGCAAAACTGGCAGAGGAAGAAAATGGAGGAAAGCCGATCAAGGTCGTTGCCAATCTTCCGTATTACATCACGACACCGATCATTATGGGCTTGTTTGAGAATCATGTGCCGATCAAAAGCATTACAGTTATGGTGCAGAAAGAAGTGGCAGACCGGATGCAGGTCGGTCCGGGGACGAAAGATTATGGTGCATTATCGCTTGCTGTGCAATATTACGCAAAGCCATATATTGTGGCAAATGTACCTCCGAACTGCTTTATGCCAAGGCCGAAAGTCGGTTCTGCGGTGATCCGGCTGGAGCGTTATGAAAATCCTCCAGTCACAGTGAAGGATGAAAAGCTGATGTTCCGTCTGATCCGGGCTTCTTTTAATCAGAGAAGAAAAACGCTTGCCAACGGACTGAAAAATTCACCGGAACTGGACTATACAAAGGAAGAAATAGAAGCTGCGATCGAAGCGTTGGGGCGTGGAGCTTCTATCAGGGGTGAAGCACTGACCCTTGAAGAATTTGCGAAGCTGGCAGATCTGCTGTCAGAATGTCGTTTCTAA
- a CDS encoding TatD family hydrolase — MIFDTHAHYDDEQFDADREELLSGMKAGGVGMIVDAAAAVASWDKILELTEKYPFLYGSVGVHPDEVGDLNEENFARMSELADRKKIVAIGEIGLDYYWDKEGHDLQKYWFIRQLELAGEKKLPVMIHSREAAADTMEIMKKYGKDLNGVIHCYSYSPEMAQEYVKMGYFIGVGGVVTFKNAKKLKETVKEIPLESIVLETDCPYLAPEPFRGKRNCSLYISYVAEKIAELKGISAEEVIRQTEENAKQLYQINESRLLKEQVIE; from the coding sequence ATGATATTTGATACGCATGCACATTATGATGATGAGCAGTTTGATGCAGACCGGGAAGAACTTCTTTCGGGAATGAAAGCAGGCGGTGTTGGGATGATCGTAGATGCAGCAGCAGCCGTTGCATCCTGGGATAAAATTCTCGAACTGACAGAAAAATATCCGTTTCTCTATGGATCGGTGGGGGTTCATCCGGACGAAGTGGGTGACTTAAATGAAGAGAATTTTGCGAGAATGTCTGAACTTGCCGACAGAAAAAAGATCGTTGCCATCGGAGAGATCGGACTGGATTATTACTGGGATAAAGAAGGACATGATCTCCAGAAATACTGGTTTATCCGGCAACTGGAACTGGCAGGGGAAAAGAAGTTACCGGTCATGATCCACAGCCGGGAGGCGGCAGCAGATACAATGGAGATCATGAAAAAATACGGCAAAGATCTGAATGGAGTGATCCACTGCTACTCCTATTCACCGGAGATGGCACAGGAGTATGTGAAAATGGGTTACTTCATCGGAGTCGGTGGTGTGGTAACTTTTAAGAATGCAAAGAAACTAAAAGAAACTGTCAAAGAGATCCCGTTAGAATCCATTGTGCTTGAGACGGACTGCCCATATCTTGCCCCGGAACCATTTCGTGGCAAAAGAAACTGTTCGCTTTACATTTCCTATGTGGCAGAGAAAATTGCAGAATTGAAAGGGATCTCTGCGGAGGAAGTCATCCGGCAGACAGAGGAAAATGCAAAGCAGCTTTATCAGATCAATGAAAGCAGGCTGCTGAAAGAGCAGGTCATTGAATAA
- a CDS encoding DUF6145 family protein: protein MDEEMVLCAASAYERKFYLNPEFNSLPEEVKQELQIMCVLYTADVGGILMVVYDENGNLELKVDHKEDDFTFDEIGSVLKIKELQKTKEELFESLEMFYKVFYLGEDSDDI from the coding sequence ATGGATGAAGAAATGGTATTATGTGCGGCAAGTGCATATGAGAGAAAATTTTATCTGAACCCGGAATTTAATTCTCTTCCGGAAGAAGTGAAGCAGGAACTGCAGATCATGTGCGTGCTTTATACGGCAGATGTGGGCGGAATCCTGATGGTTGTCTATGATGAAAATGGAAATTTAGAGCTGAAGGTCGATCATAAAGAAGATGATTTTACTTTTGATGAGATCGGCAGTGTGCTGAAGATCAAGGAATTGCAGAAGACAAAAGAAGAGTTGTTTGAATCACTGGAAATGTTCTACAAAGTATTTTATTTAGGAGAAGACAGCGATGATATTTGA
- a CDS encoding biotin--[acetyl-CoA-carboxylase] ligase, which translates to MKAQILKMLREADGYISGQQLCEKFGVSRTAVWKVIRQLQEEGYEVEAVRNKGYRIIDSPDVMTKEELESLMDTKWAGKNIVYYDEVDSTNLRIKQLGDEGAVEGTLAVADRQTAGRGRRGRSWDSPAGESISMSILLRPQITPNQAPMLTLVMACSVAEGIMDCKDVCGEQQIQIKWPNDIIIHGKKLVGILTEMSTQIDYINHVTVGVGINVNLTDFPEEIRERATSLRLECGHKVKRAPLIAAIMKRLEENYALFMETGDLSQLMEKYSELLVNKDRDVMILGAKEQYVAHALGINKTGELIVRKEDGTIEEVYAGEVSVRGVYGYV; encoded by the coding sequence ATGAAAGCACAAATCTTAAAAATGCTCCGGGAGGCAGACGGATATATTTCCGGTCAGCAGTTATGTGAAAAATTTGGAGTATCCAGGACGGCAGTATGGAAAGTGATCCGTCAGCTCCAGGAAGAAGGATATGAGGTAGAAGCGGTACGGAATAAGGGATACCGGATCATAGACAGCCCGGATGTGATGACGAAGGAAGAACTGGAAAGCCTGATGGATACAAAGTGGGCCGGGAAAAATATTGTTTATTATGATGAAGTCGATTCTACGAATCTGCGGATCAAGCAACTGGGAGATGAGGGAGCAGTGGAAGGCACTCTGGCAGTTGCTGACAGGCAGACAGCCGGAAGAGGCAGGCGGGGAAGGTCATGGGATTCACCGGCAGGAGAAAGTATTTCCATGTCGATCTTATTAAGACCGCAGATCACTCCGAACCAGGCTCCCATGCTGACGCTGGTTATGGCGTGCAGCGTGGCAGAGGGAATTATGGACTGCAAAGATGTGTGCGGAGAGCAGCAGATTCAGATCAAGTGGCCCAATGATATTATCATTCATGGTAAGAAACTGGTCGGAATCCTGACTGAGATGAGTACGCAGATCGATTATATCAATCATGTAACAGTCGGAGTAGGGATCAATGTCAATCTGACGGATTTCCCTGAGGAGATCCGGGAGCGTGCGACTTCCCTGCGGTTGGAGTGCGGACATAAGGTGAAAAGAGCCCCTCTGATCGCTGCCATTATGAAGCGACTGGAAGAGAATTATGCTCTTTTCATGGAGACGGGAGATCTGTCACAACTGATGGAGAAGTATAGTGAACTGCTCGTAAATAAAGACCGGGATGTCATGATCCTTGGAGCGAAAGAGCAATATGTTGCCCATGCACTCGGAATTAACAAGACCGGTGAACTGATCGTGCGGAAAGAAGATGGAACGATCGAAGAAGTCTACGCCGGCGAGGTCTCTGTGCGAGGCGTGTACGGATACGTGTAA
- the argF gene encoding ornithine carbamoyltransferase, protein MKLLLDRKKEYGVVLDGGGARGAYQIGAWKALKEAGIRIHAVAGTSVGALNGALICMDDLKKAQDIWKSMTFSKVMNVDDGWMEGLFEREHKVKDVLSQIWSVVTAGGIDVTPLKELIHELVDEEKIRQSGKEFYLLTFSLTDFKELDLGLEDIPEGRLEDFLLASAYLLGFKNEKMGGKRYIDGGVVNNVPLGSLVKRGCKDIIEIRIYGPGREPRVKLPEDAQIYRIGPRVRLGSILEFDGRKSRQNMKIGYYDAKRMLYGLEGLIYYIDQDHAEVWYENRMKHLSEIEKAELGLVLKLKPGVSDKLLYLAMLEAGAKLMKVPKYHIYTVDELREQVAKRYEEQADQTELPGFMHTLIRIERDSKMNLKGRNFLTLKDFTPEEITYLIDLAADLKEKKKKGIPVDHYRGKNVALIFEKTSTRTRCAFEVAAHDMGMGTTYLDPSGSQIGKKESIEDTARVLGRMFDGIEYRGYGQEIVEDLAKYAGVPVWNGLTNEYHPTQMLADMLTIREHFGELKGLKLVYMGDARYNMGNSLMIACSKLGMDFVACTTKEYFPNEELVATCRGYAKESGARITLTEDVKEGTKDADIIYTDVWVSMGEPDEVWEKRIKELSPYKVTKEVMANAKESAIFLHCLPAFHDLKTKIGAAMYEKFGVKDMEVTDEVFESAQSKVFDEAENRMHTIKAVMVATLGEF, encoded by the coding sequence ATGAAGCTTTTACTTGACCGGAAGAAAGAATATGGAGTTGTGCTGGACGGTGGCGGTGCAAGAGGTGCGTATCAGATCGGTGCGTGGAAGGCACTGAAAGAAGCCGGGATTCGGATCCATGCAGTGGCGGGAACATCCGTAGGAGCATTGAATGGTGCTTTGATCTGTATGGATGATCTGAAAAAGGCACAGGACATCTGGAAGAGCATGACATTTTCAAAGGTCATGAATGTAGATGACGGCTGGATGGAAGGGCTTTTTGAGAGAGAGCATAAAGTGAAGGATGTACTTTCGCAGATCTGGTCGGTCGTGACTGCAGGCGGGATCGATGTGACACCGTTGAAAGAGCTGATCCATGAGCTGGTCGATGAAGAAAAGATCAGGCAGTCAGGGAAAGAGTTTTATCTGCTCACGTTTTCACTGACCGATTTTAAAGAACTGGACTTAGGGCTTGAGGATATTCCTGAGGGAAGACTGGAAGATTTTCTCCTTGCAAGTGCTTATCTTTTAGGTTTTAAGAATGAGAAAATGGGTGGAAAGCGATACATTGACGGTGGCGTGGTGAACAATGTGCCGCTTGGTTCGCTCGTAAAGCGGGGCTGTAAGGATATTATTGAGATACGGATTTATGGACCGGGGCGTGAGCCGAGGGTAAAGCTGCCCGAGGACGCACAGATCTACCGGATCGGACCGAGAGTCCGGCTGGGAAGTATTCTTGAGTTTGACGGCAGGAAAAGCCGGCAGAATATGAAGATTGGCTATTATGATGCAAAAAGGATGCTGTATGGACTGGAAGGTCTGATCTATTATATCGATCAGGATCATGCAGAAGTCTGGTATGAGAACCGGATGAAGCATCTTTCGGAGATAGAAAAGGCAGAGCTGGGACTGGTTCTGAAGCTGAAACCGGGAGTTTCGGATAAGCTGTTGTATCTTGCCATGCTGGAGGCAGGAGCAAAGCTGATGAAAGTTCCGAAGTATCATATTTATACAGTGGATGAACTGAGGGAACAGGTGGCAAAGAGATATGAAGAGCAGGCAGATCAGACAGAGCTGCCGGGATTCATGCATACATTGATACGAATAGAAAGGGACAGTAAGATGAATTTAAAAGGAAGGAATTTTTTGACACTGAAAGACTTTACACCGGAAGAGATCACATATCTGATCGATCTGGCAGCAGATCTGAAAGAGAAGAAGAAAAAGGGAATTCCGGTGGATCATTACCGTGGAAAGAATGTAGCCCTGATCTTTGAGAAGACCAGTACAAGAACCCGCTGTGCATTTGAAGTGGCAGCACATGATATGGGAATGGGAACGACCTATCTTGATCCGTCAGGTTCTCAGATCGGTAAAAAGGAAAGCATTGAGGATACTGCCAGAGTTCTGGGAAGAATGTTCGACGGAATCGAGTATCGTGGATATGGTCAGGAGATTGTAGAAGATCTTGCAAAGTATGCCGGTGTTCCGGTGTGGAATGGTCTGACCAACGAGTACCATCCGACGCAGATGCTTGCAGATATGCTGACTATCCGCGAGCATTTCGGAGAACTGAAAGGACTGAAGCTGGTCTATATGGGTGATGCAAGATACAATATGGGTAATTCCCTGATGATCGCCTGCTCCAAGCTGGGAATGGATTTCGTTGCATGTACGACAAAAGAATATTTCCCGAACGAAGAGCTGGTAGCGACCTGCCGAGGTTATGCGAAAGAATCCGGTGCAAGGATCACTCTGACTGAGGATGTAAAGGAAGGCACAAAGGATGCAGATATTATTTATACAGATGTATGGGTATCCATGGGTGAGCCGGATGAAGTATGGGAGAAGAGGATTAAAGAATTATCTCCTTATAAAGTGACAAAAGAAGTGATGGCAAATGCGAAGGAAAGTGCGATCTTCCTGCATTGTCTGCCGGCATTCCATGACCTGAAGACGAAGATCGGTGCAGCAATGTATGAGAAATTCGGCGTTAAGGATATGGAAGTAACGGATGAAGTATTTGAGTCTGCACAGTCTAAGGTATTTGATGAGGCAGAGAACAGAATGCATACGATCAAGGCAGTGATGGTTGCTACGTTGGGAGAATTTTAA
- a CDS encoding TrmH family RNA methyltransferase produces the protein MITSTSNAQIKELAKLQKKSRLRDERRIFLVEGPRMVEEIPKERIERLYISESFERKNPAYIRELGMPAEVLSDPVFSYVSDTKNPQGILAVVKRLEYTMEDVLGKSALKCEEKSGEKEKNPENHQIRVPHVIVLDNLQDPGNLGTIFRTAEAAGATGILLSSDSVDVYNPKVIRSTMGAVFRMPFFYVKDLPAAVKSLSSQGIRTYAAHLNGKNVYDEEDYTEGCAFLIGNEGNGLRDEVSECADCLIRIPMCGKAESLNAAVAAAVLMFEAGRQRRK, from the coding sequence ATGATTACAAGTACGTCAAATGCACAGATCAAGGAGCTGGCGAAGCTTCAGAAGAAAAGCAGATTAAGAGATGAAAGGCGGATCTTTCTTGTGGAAGGCCCGAGGATGGTGGAAGAAATCCCGAAAGAGCGGATTGAACGGCTGTATATATCGGAGAGCTTTGAACGCAAAAATCCTGCATATATCAGGGAGTTGGGAATGCCTGCAGAAGTTCTTTCAGATCCAGTATTTTCTTATGTATCGGATACGAAAAATCCACAGGGAATTTTAGCGGTCGTAAAAAGACTGGAGTATACGATGGAAGACGTACTCGGAAAAAGTGCGTTAAAGTGTGAAGAAAAATCCGGGGAAAAGGAGAAGAATCCGGAGAACCATCAGATCAGAGTTCCGCACGTGATCGTGCTGGACAACCTGCAGGATCCGGGAAATCTGGGAACGATCTTTCGTACCGCTGAGGCAGCCGGGGCAACGGGAATCCTGCTGAGCAGTGACAGTGTGGATGTCTACAATCCCAAGGTGATCCGTTCGACCATGGGAGCTGTCTTCAGGATGCCGTTTTTCTATGTAAAAGATCTTCCGGCAGCAGTGAAAAGTCTGAGCAGTCAGGGAATCAGAACGTATGCGGCACATCTGAACGGAAAAAATGTTTATGATGAGGAAGATTATACCGAAGGCTGTGCATTCCTGATCGGAAATGAAGGAAATGGGTTAAGAGATGAAGTGTCAGAATGTGCAGACTGTCTGATCCGGATTCCGATGTGCGGGAAAGCAGAGTCGCTGAATGCAGCGGTGGCGGCAGCGGTCCTGATGTTCGAGGCAGGAAGGCAGAGAAGAAAATAA
- a CDS encoding potassium channel family protein, translated as MNKQFAVLGLGSFGRSVALSLEKMGCDVMVVDDSYEKIQEISDKVSYAMKADVTDKDALQALGARNLDGAVVAVSEHPEANIMATLLCKEMGIPLVVAKAKDKLQGTILEKVGADSVVYPEIEMGSRIAKSMVANEFVDWIELSNDYSIVEIAVPRRWEGKSLAELDVRKKYGITVVGVMQGEKMDLSFDPQTPLPGNVILVLIGANKILEKIKIEEK; from the coding sequence ATGAATAAGCAATTTGCAGTACTTGGTTTGGGAAGTTTTGGAAGAAGCGTGGCATTGTCATTGGAAAAAATGGGGTGCGATGTCATGGTAGTCGATGATTCTTATGAGAAGATCCAGGAAATTTCAGATAAGGTTTCTTATGCAATGAAGGCAGACGTAACGGATAAGGATGCTCTGCAGGCTCTGGGAGCAAGAAATCTGGACGGGGCTGTTGTGGCAGTTTCAGAGCATCCTGAAGCCAATATTATGGCAACACTTCTTTGCAAAGAGATGGGGATTCCACTGGTTGTTGCAAAGGCGAAAGATAAACTTCAGGGAACGATCCTGGAAAAAGTAGGAGCGGATTCTGTCGTATATCCTGAGATCGAGATGGGCAGCCGGATTGCCAAAAGCATGGTAGCAAATGAATTTGTGGACTGGATCGAGCTTTCCAATGACTACAGCATCGTGGAGATAGCCGTACCACGCAGATGGGAAGGAAAAAGTCTTGCAGAGCTGGATGTGCGTAAGAAGTACGGGATCACGGTAGTCGGAGTCATGCAGGGTGAAAAAATGGATCTCTCTTTTGATCCGCAGACACCACTGCCGGGAAATGTGATCCTGGTTCTGATCGGAGCAAATAAAATCCTGGAAAAGATCAAGATAGAAGAAAAGTAG
- a CDS encoding TrkH family potassium uptake protein, translating into MRKIHIDEEEWAARKLRLSTMQIVALGFMGIILAGGLLLWLPFSNRQPISFLDALFTAVTCVCVTGLVTVVPATQFTLIGKGIMLVLIQIGGLGVIACTSAFFLLLRKKISFRGRQMISQSYGLDTMSGMVKFIIRVLKGTFTVEAIGAVFYSIRFVQDYGVVKGVGYGIFHSVSAFCNAGVDLLGSNSLIGYAGSPLINFTTILLIVVSGLGFPVWYDILGNIKKAVRERGTRPLKWLFTRLELQSKVVLVMTGFLILFGTVLFFLLEYSNPATMGEFSVTKKLMASLFQSVTTRTAGFAAVSQSALRPGSRLLGCLLMFIGGSPTGTAGGIKTTTAAMLVLTVISVLRGRKDTECFNRKIDETVVRSGITISLVTFFFWMSGVTVLTILEPGQDFLNLMYEVTSAMATVGLTADLTPSLCRASHVVLMILMYIGRIGPVTMALVFAGRAERTTHFRSLPEGRIMIG; encoded by the coding sequence ATGAGAAAAATTCATATAGATGAAGAAGAGTGGGCGGCACGAAAGCTCCGGCTTAGTACGATGCAGATCGTTGCACTCGGATTTATGGGGATTATCCTTGCGGGCGGGCTTTTGTTATGGCTGCCATTTTCAAACCGGCAGCCAATTTCGTTTCTGGATGCTCTGTTCACTGCGGTTACGTGCGTCTGTGTGACCGGACTGGTGACGGTTGTACCGGCAACGCAGTTTACACTGATCGGCAAAGGGATCATGCTGGTGCTTATTCAGATCGGAGGACTGGGCGTGATCGCCTGTACATCGGCATTTTTTCTGTTGCTTAGGAAAAAGATCAGTTTCAGGGGAAGGCAGATGATCAGTCAGTCTTACGGACTGGATACGATGTCCGGGATGGTGAAGTTTATTATCCGGGTTCTGAAAGGGACGTTTACGGTGGAGGCGATCGGTGCCGTCTTTTATTCCATCCGGTTTGTACAGGATTATGGTGTGGTAAAAGGCGTCGGATACGGAATCTTCCATTCAGTGTCTGCATTCTGTAATGCGGGAGTGGATCTGCTGGGAAGCAACAGCCTGATCGGGTATGCGGGTTCACCTTTGATTAATTTTACAACGATTCTTCTGATCGTCGTATCAGGACTGGGATTTCCGGTGTGGTATGATATTCTTGGAAATATAAAAAAAGCAGTCCGGGAACGGGGAACAAGACCGTTAAAATGGCTGTTTACAAGGCTGGAACTGCAGAGCAAAGTGGTGCTGGTCATGACCGGGTTTCTGATCTTATTTGGAACGGTATTATTCTTTTTACTGGAATATTCCAACCCGGCAACCATGGGAGAATTTTCAGTTACGAAGAAGCTGATGGCATCTCTGTTCCAGTCGGTGACGACAAGAACCGCGGGATTTGCAGCGGTCTCTCAGTCTGCACTGCGGCCGGGTTCAAGGCTCCTTGGATGTCTGTTAATGTTTATTGGCGGATCTCCGACAGGAACGGCAGGCGGTATCAAGACGACTACGGCAGCCATGCTGGTTCTCACAGTGATCTCGGTACTGCGGGGCAGAAAGGATACGGAATGTTTTAACCGTAAGATCGATGAAACGGTGGTACGGTCAGGCATTACGATCTCACTGGTTACCTTTTTCTTTTGGATGTCAGGAGTGACGGTGCTTACGATCTTAGAACCGGGACAGGATTTCCTGAATCTGATGTACGAGGTGACTTCAGCGATGGCAACCGTAGGGTTGACAGCCGACCTGACACCGTCTCTGTGCAGGGCGAGTCATGTCGTGCTGATGATCCTGATGTATATCGGACGGATCGGACCGGTGACGATGGCACTTGTATTTGCCGGAAGGGCGGAGAGAACGACACATTTCCGTTCTCTCCCGGAAGGAAGAATTATGATTGGATAA